A portion of the Ferrimonas lipolytica genome contains these proteins:
- a CDS encoding bifunctional diguanylate cyclase/phosphodiesterase, translated as MKIWGVVVWLFLCSSALAQTASFQQEFRTQYYGFEQGLTNNNITSMTQGPLGFIWVGTNHGLSRFDGQYFSAYPSSHANQHGLNSDKIWEVLSSTDGTMWALTDNGIYYYDSQFDYFNKISLDHVRSAQITKALPTSNGIVVIDDNRLLFINAEQIQAVAVNEHKLQTLLPHTNQSIYVETANGTHYQVNLLTLEPEKTEAMDSQLQGLAPDGSVGFYKNHIEDGDGNLLHTVRGIRNVKFSQDGAIFSSNSGLYKLSAADHRLQRFYASGSDVIHVDHGGNAWHVAKGVGLSKTYTAKPEFSLMVPTDKRLQSISGITTVNDKLWVSTNSQYLFSLDEQFQLDGQFDLGFAGKKALCGVPNSNILYVGGKTGLTAIDMSNGYRNKLFNSGVVTSINGCGQQLVFGTFTGRVYQLRHGEISQLSLDKSIDVPILAINRYEDTLYFATQSGMYEYKLLNGTLRYQTLRNEGEQVVAVGRYDSTLFIGTLTGAYLYNLAPGADPAPQVVGDNHTVFSAVQDDNNIYAAALNGVFVFNKKRELVTHHFNTSNGAQTKYFPLVFATYGNQILFSGIEGINHLNVAKMSQRHYLAKPIVSQLQVIDQNVHASTSNIIEQAIAVADKIELDHTQMPLSFRLSQLEYHNLDELSLQYRLVGLDEQWLDTDSYNLASFAHIPAGDYQFEYKAILKRSNLESEIGQLTIHVHSPWWLTPVAKIIYALLTLTLIGYLLLGLYRRRSNRLEIQKSEERLKLSLWGSGDEMWDWDIEKDLIYRSNASQQFTASMSPAGFVAGGREIHPTDQSRVDDTLKAHLGDETEHFESTYRIKSGANNWAWILDRAKVVERDKSGKPIRMTGTMRDISQEKQDEARLSLFEKALTNISEGMFILDSNFEYIEVNDSCLRLSGYKREDFIGQPLKANGKPSSYLEQGKKALATNDNWRDEFSLIRADGKRLAVEFSIDRLFDIARQRYFYVGLFSDITLRKQAEARLTELANHDGLTKLFNRSYCHSYIDKLIDSSTPFALLLFDLDNFKRVNDSLGHSAGDQLLCDLTTRIRAALPEQAIVFRLGGDEFAVVYHDQVDELTSKRYAKLILATFVEPYNIDNRLFYMSSSIGIVHYPNDDDSTEALVRKADLAMYHGKRQGGQRYQLFDEELSQQAENRMRLESVMRQGLSENWFEVYYQPKVAADHFTITGMEALVRLRHPEIGLISPAEFIPLAEESDLIIKIGEFVLTEACNTVRRLIDERNFEGRVAVNLSSKQLNTPRLTETVLAVLAKTKVPSRYLELEITESSVIEFPLQAKSELLLLQQKGVTIALDDFGTGYSSLAYLSQLPLNTLKIDKSFVDNVVTKESDRSMLDSIITIAKNLGLTVVAEGIEDRDQLEILQQLQCQVIQGYLFSRPLPENELHKLFDNKTIEPTDA; from the coding sequence ATGAAAATATGGGGTGTTGTAGTCTGGTTATTCCTCTGTTCAAGTGCGCTTGCTCAAACCGCATCGTTTCAACAAGAGTTTCGAACTCAATATTATGGTTTTGAGCAAGGACTAACCAACAACAACATCACCAGCATGACTCAAGGGCCGTTAGGGTTTATCTGGGTTGGTACCAACCACGGCCTGAGCCGCTTTGATGGCCAGTACTTCAGCGCCTATCCCTCGTCACATGCCAATCAACACGGGTTAAATTCCGACAAGATCTGGGAAGTACTATCGTCAACTGATGGCACCATGTGGGCGCTGACGGATAACGGTATCTATTACTACGACAGTCAGTTCGACTATTTCAACAAGATAAGCTTGGACCACGTCCGTTCCGCCCAAATAACCAAAGCCCTGCCAACAAGCAACGGTATTGTGGTCATCGATGACAACCGCTTGCTATTTATCAACGCTGAGCAGATCCAAGCCGTAGCCGTAAATGAGCACAAGCTGCAAACGTTGCTCCCACACACCAATCAATCTATCTATGTTGAAACAGCCAACGGTACGCATTATCAAGTTAACCTACTTACCCTAGAGCCAGAAAAAACCGAAGCGATGGATTCGCAACTGCAGGGCTTGGCACCAGACGGCAGTGTTGGCTTCTATAAAAATCACATCGAAGACGGTGACGGAAACCTACTGCACACAGTGCGCGGCATCCGCAACGTAAAATTCTCTCAAGATGGGGCGATATTCTCCTCCAACTCTGGCCTATACAAGCTGTCAGCTGCGGATCATCGCTTACAGCGCTTCTACGCCAGCGGCTCCGATGTGATCCACGTCGACCATGGTGGTAACGCTTGGCATGTCGCCAAGGGGGTTGGTTTAAGCAAAACTTACACCGCTAAGCCGGAGTTCTCATTGATGGTACCGACGGATAAACGGCTTCAGTCGATTTCGGGCATCACCACAGTTAACGACAAGCTATGGGTGAGTACCAATTCGCAATATCTGTTCTCCCTCGATGAACAGTTTCAACTGGATGGTCAATTCGATCTCGGTTTTGCTGGTAAAAAAGCGTTATGCGGCGTACCCAACTCAAACATATTGTACGTCGGTGGCAAAACCGGTCTCACGGCCATCGATATGAGTAACGGTTACCGTAATAAGCTTTTCAACAGCGGTGTCGTAACCAGTATTAATGGCTGTGGCCAGCAGTTAGTCTTTGGTACTTTCACTGGCCGTGTTTATCAACTGCGACACGGGGAAATAAGTCAATTATCGCTCGATAAGTCGATAGACGTACCGATATTGGCCATTAACCGCTACGAGGATACCCTCTATTTCGCCACCCAATCTGGCATGTACGAATACAAGTTATTGAATGGCACGTTACGCTATCAAACCCTTCGTAATGAAGGTGAGCAAGTCGTTGCGGTCGGCCGGTATGACTCAACCCTGTTTATCGGCACTTTAACCGGAGCCTACCTGTATAACCTTGCCCCCGGTGCTGACCCCGCTCCTCAAGTTGTTGGTGATAACCACACGGTATTCAGCGCCGTTCAAGACGATAATAATATCTATGCTGCAGCCCTCAACGGTGTTTTTGTCTTTAACAAAAAGCGCGAGCTGGTGACGCATCATTTCAATACCAGTAACGGTGCCCAAACTAAGTACTTTCCGTTGGTATTTGCCACTTATGGCAATCAGATCTTATTCAGTGGTATTGAGGGAATAAACCACCTCAATGTAGCCAAAATGAGTCAACGGCATTACCTTGCCAAACCGATCGTCTCCCAACTCCAAGTGATTGACCAAAATGTTCACGCGAGCACCAGTAATATTATCGAACAGGCCATTGCCGTCGCCGACAAGATTGAGCTGGACCATACCCAGATGCCGCTATCGTTTAGACTATCTCAGTTGGAGTATCACAATCTCGATGAACTAAGTTTGCAATACCGCCTGGTCGGGCTTGATGAGCAATGGCTGGATACCGATTCCTATAATCTGGCGTCGTTTGCACATATTCCTGCGGGTGATTATCAGTTTGAATACAAAGCGATTTTAAAGCGCAGTAACCTTGAGTCTGAGATTGGGCAACTGACGATTCATGTCCACTCACCATGGTGGCTCACCCCGGTAGCCAAAATAATATACGCGCTGCTAACGCTGACATTAATCGGCTATTTACTGCTTGGCTTATATCGTCGACGCAGTAATCGACTTGAAATCCAAAAAAGCGAAGAACGACTCAAACTGTCATTGTGGGGCAGTGGCGACGAAATGTGGGATTGGGATATAGAAAAAGATCTGATCTATCGCTCTAACGCCTCGCAACAGTTTACTGCTTCGATGTCACCAGCCGGCTTTGTCGCCGGCGGACGTGAGATCCACCCAACGGATCAATCTCGAGTCGATGACACCTTAAAGGCACACCTTGGTGACGAAACCGAGCACTTTGAGTCTACCTACCGTATTAAAAGTGGCGCTAATAATTGGGCATGGATTCTCGACCGCGCCAAGGTTGTTGAACGGGACAAGAGCGGTAAACCAATCCGTATGACCGGCACCATGCGAGACATATCCCAAGAGAAACAAGACGAAGCTAGGTTGTCGTTGTTCGAGAAAGCGTTAACCAACATATCCGAAGGGATGTTTATCTTGGACAGCAATTTCGAATATATCGAAGTGAATGATAGTTGCTTACGTCTGTCTGGTTACAAACGCGAAGACTTTATCGGACAACCTCTAAAGGCTAATGGAAAACCGTCAAGTTACCTCGAGCAGGGCAAAAAGGCCTTAGCCACTAACGACAACTGGCGCGATGAGTTCAGTTTGATCCGAGCGGACGGTAAACGCCTCGCGGTCGAATTCTCCATTGACCGATTATTCGATATTGCACGTCAGCGCTATTTTTACGTCGGCCTCTTTTCCGATATTACCCTACGTAAACAAGCTGAGGCCAGATTAACCGAGTTAGCCAACCACGATGGGTTAACCAAACTCTTTAATCGCAGCTATTGCCATAGCTACATCGACAAACTGATTGATAGCTCAACGCCATTCGCGCTGTTGTTGTTTGATCTCGACAACTTTAAGCGAGTAAATGACTCGCTTGGCCACAGTGCCGGCGATCAACTCTTATGCGACTTAACCACGCGTATTCGCGCAGCTTTACCTGAGCAAGCTATCGTATTCCGCCTTGGCGGAGACGAGTTTGCTGTGGTCTACCATGACCAGGTTGATGAGCTTACCAGTAAGCGTTATGCCAAGCTGATCTTGGCAACCTTTGTAGAGCCCTACAATATCGATAATCGACTGTTCTATATGAGCTCAAGCATCGGTATTGTTCATTATCCTAACGACGATGACAGCACTGAAGCATTAGTACGCAAAGCCGATTTAGCCATGTATCACGGCAAACGTCAGGGCGGGCAACGCTACCAATTATTTGATGAAGAGTTGAGCCAACAGGCCGAAAACCGCATGCGCCTTGAAAGCGTGATGCGCCAAGGGTTGAGTGAAAATTGGTTTGAGGTCTACTACCAGCCAAAAGTTGCTGCGGACCACTTCACCATCACTGGGATGGAGGCATTAGTCAGACTGCGCCACCCTGAGATTGGCCTAATCTCTCCAGCAGAATTTATTCCGCTGGCAGAGGAGAGTGATTTAATCATTAAAATCGGCGAATTCGTATTAACCGAAGCCTGTAACACGGTGCGACGCCTCATTGATGAGCGCAACTTTGAAGGGCGGGTTGCCGTTAACCTATCCTCCAAACAGCTCAATACGCCAAGATTAACTGAGACCGTATTAGCAGTATTAGCAAAGACCAAGGTTCCGAGTCGATATCTCGAACTTGAAATCACCGAGAGTTCGGTGATTGAGTTCCCTCTACAGGCAAAATCTGAGTTACTGCTACTACAACAAAAAGGGGTCACCATCGCTTTGGATGACTTTGGTACCGGTTACTCATCGTTGGCTTACTTAAGTCAGCTGCCACTCAATACCTTAAAGATCGACAAGTCCTTTGTTGACAACGTAGTAACCAAAGAGAGCGACCGCTCAATGCTTGATTCGATTATTACTATTGCCAAAAACCTCGGCTTAACGGTAGTGGCAGAGGGGATTGAAGATCGTGACCAACTGGAAATCTTACAGCAGCTCCAATGCCAAGTAATTCAAGGCTATCTCTTCAGCCGACCGTTACCGGAGAACGAGCTGCATAAGCTGTTTGACAATAAAACCATTGAACCTACTGACGCCTAA
- the fadJ gene encoding fatty acid oxidation complex subunit alpha FadJ — translation MTDKTFSWHKDEDGIAIITMDVPGETMNTLRDSFNDEVVDILAEIKADSSLKGAVLASGKPDSFIAGADITMLAACKTAQDAENISRSGHKVLAMFEELSIPVVAAIHGPCLGGGLEVALACDYRIGSDAPSTIVGLPESQLGLLPGGGGTQRLPQIVGVAKGLELMLAGKQLRAKQATKLGILDESVPNSVLVQVAKKWALKGKRGTIEPKLSGINKALEATPIGRNVIYDQAAKQAYKKTQGNYPAVEKIIDVVKTGREQGMDKGLVAEAKAFGELVSSPESAALRSIFFATTAMKKETGAGDVQPRKVNKAMVLGGGLMGGGIASVSALKAKVPTRIKDIAEQGLQNALAYTYKQVDQRVKRKQISASQRDKQMSLLSTTTTYSGVKDVDIVIEAVFEDLNLKHQMVKDVEANCNDNTIFASNTSSLPIGQIAEAAQRPENVVGLHYFSPVEKMPLVEIIAHEKTSAETIATTVKLAKRQGKTPIVVQDGAGFYVNRILALYMNEAANLILDGEPIEQLDKAIVKFGFPVGPVTLLDEVGIDVGAKIAPILTKELGDRFAAPVAFDKLLADDRKGKKNGRGFYQFDSKKKGAKPVDESVYQVLGVTPAGKLSQDELAERCTVQMLNEAVRCLEEGIIASARDGDIGAIFGIGFPPFLGGPFRYIDTLGAKVLVEKLNKYQGQFGDRFAPAAKLVEMAESGARFHTD, via the coding sequence ATGACTGACAAGACCTTTAGCTGGCATAAAGACGAAGATGGCATTGCCATTATCACCATGGATGTGCCCGGCGAAACCATGAATACTCTGCGCGATAGCTTCAACGATGAAGTGGTCGACATTCTTGCTGAAATCAAAGCCGACAGCAGCCTTAAAGGAGCGGTGTTGGCTTCAGGTAAGCCTGATTCCTTTATTGCTGGTGCAGATATCACCATGCTGGCGGCCTGTAAAACCGCGCAAGACGCAGAGAATATCTCCCGCTCTGGTCACAAAGTATTGGCCATGTTTGAAGAGCTTAGCATCCCGGTAGTTGCAGCCATTCATGGCCCATGTCTGGGTGGCGGTCTTGAGGTGGCGCTTGCCTGTGATTACCGCATCGGTTCCGACGCGCCGAGTACCATTGTTGGTTTACCTGAGTCGCAACTGGGGCTGCTGCCAGGTGGCGGCGGTACTCAACGATTACCGCAAATTGTCGGTGTTGCCAAAGGTTTAGAATTGATGCTTGCTGGCAAGCAGCTACGTGCAAAACAGGCGACTAAGTTAGGGATCTTAGATGAGTCCGTACCGAATTCTGTGTTGGTTCAGGTTGCTAAAAAATGGGCGTTGAAAGGCAAGCGCGGCACTATTGAACCCAAGTTGAGCGGTATCAACAAGGCGCTGGAAGCGACGCCGATTGGTCGCAATGTCATTTACGATCAAGCAGCTAAGCAAGCCTATAAGAAAACTCAGGGTAATTACCCTGCGGTAGAGAAGATCATTGACGTGGTTAAGACCGGTCGTGAGCAGGGCATGGATAAAGGCTTAGTTGCTGAGGCAAAGGCCTTTGGTGAGCTGGTTTCATCCCCAGAGTCGGCGGCATTGCGCTCAATTTTCTTTGCAACCACAGCGATGAAGAAAGAGACCGGCGCTGGTGATGTACAGCCACGTAAAGTTAATAAAGCGATGGTGCTTGGCGGTGGATTGATGGGGGGTGGTATCGCCTCGGTATCGGCGCTGAAAGCTAAGGTACCCACTCGCATTAAGGATATTGCCGAGCAAGGCTTACAAAATGCGTTGGCGTACACCTATAAGCAGGTTGATCAGCGGGTTAAGCGTAAACAAATCTCTGCATCGCAACGTGATAAACAGATGAGTCTGCTGTCGACCACTACGACTTATAGTGGTGTTAAAGATGTTGATATCGTTATCGAAGCTGTATTTGAAGATTTAAACCTTAAGCATCAGATGGTGAAAGACGTTGAAGCAAACTGCAACGACAACACCATCTTTGCCTCTAACACCTCGTCATTGCCAATCGGACAGATTGCCGAAGCGGCACAGCGTCCAGAAAACGTGGTTGGTTTGCACTATTTCTCTCCGGTAGAAAAGATGCCACTGGTGGAGATCATCGCTCACGAAAAGACCTCAGCCGAAACCATTGCCACCACGGTTAAGTTGGCTAAGCGTCAGGGCAAGACGCCGATCGTGGTACAAGACGGTGCTGGTTTTTACGTTAACCGTATCTTAGCGTTGTATATGAACGAAGCAGCTAACTTAATATTGGATGGCGAGCCGATTGAGCAACTGGATAAAGCCATCGTTAAGTTTGGTTTCCCAGTAGGGCCGGTAACCTTACTGGACGAAGTAGGCATCGATGTTGGTGCTAAGATTGCTCCAATTTTGACCAAAGAGCTGGGCGATCGCTTTGCCGCACCGGTAGCCTTTGACAAGTTGCTAGCGGACGACCGTAAGGGTAAGAAGAACGGTCGAGGTTTCTATCAGTTTGATAGTAAGAAGAAGGGGGCTAAACCGGTTGATGAGTCGGTTTACCAAGTATTGGGCGTTACTCCAGCAGGTAAGTTGTCGCAAGACGAGTTGGCTGAGCGTTGTACCGTGCAGATGCTTAACGAAGCAGTGCGTTGTTTGGAAGAGGGCATTATCGCCTCAGCGCGTGACGGCGATATCGGTGCCATCTTTGGCATTGGTTTCCCACCATTCTTAGGTGGCCCCTTCCGTTATATCGACACCCTTGGCGCCAAGGTATTGGTTGAGAAGTTGAACAAATACCAAGGCCAGTTTGGAGACCGTTTTGCGCCAGCCGCCAAGTTGGTTGAGATGGCTGAGAGTGGTGCCCGTTTCCACACAGACTAG
- the fadI gene encoding acetyl-CoA C-acyltransferase FadI, translating into MRQQLKTAAGDRIAIVSGLRTPFARQATAFHGISALDMGKMVVSELLARTEIDPAIIDQVVYGQVVQMPKAPNIAREIVLGTGMNVGTDAYSVSRACATSFQSTVNVAESIMAGSVEVGIAGGADSSSVLPIGVSKRLAHALVDLTKARSLSDRLSIISKLRPRDLAPEPPAVAEFSTGLSMGQTAEQMAKSHGITRQAQDELTVRSHQLAYKTWESGVLANEVMTCHVPPYKQFIERDNNVRESIQLEKLAKLKPVFDRKHGTVSAANSTPLTDGASALLMMSESRAKAMGYDPIGYIRSYAFSAIDVWEDLLMGPSYATPMALERAGMKLADLDLIEMHEAFAAQALANMKMFGSKKFAQEKLGRSEIIGDIDMDKFNVTGGSLAYGHPFAATGARLITQLCNELKRRGGGTGLTTACAAGGLGAAMIVEVE; encoded by the coding sequence ATGAGGCAACAATTGAAAACTGCGGCGGGAGATCGAATAGCCATTGTTTCTGGACTCCGTACTCCGTTTGCGCGTCAAGCAACCGCCTTTCACGGGATCTCGGCGTTGGATATGGGCAAGATGGTGGTATCAGAGTTACTCGCTCGTACCGAAATCGATCCGGCAATTATCGATCAAGTGGTGTATGGCCAAGTTGTACAGATGCCAAAGGCACCGAACATTGCCCGTGAAATTGTATTAGGCACGGGCATGAATGTTGGTACCGATGCCTATTCCGTTAGCCGCGCCTGTGCGACCTCATTCCAATCAACCGTTAATGTGGCTGAGTCTATTATGGCTGGCTCGGTTGAAGTCGGTATTGCTGGTGGTGCGGATTCCAGCTCGGTACTGCCTATCGGTGTGAGCAAGCGTCTGGCGCATGCGTTGGTTGATTTAACTAAGGCTCGCAGCCTTAGTGACCGTTTATCGATTATTTCTAAGCTCCGTCCCCGAGATTTGGCGCCGGAGCCACCGGCAGTTGCTGAGTTTTCTACCGGCCTGTCGATGGGACAAACCGCAGAGCAGATGGCCAAAAGCCATGGTATTACCCGTCAGGCTCAGGATGAGCTGACCGTTCGTTCGCACCAGTTAGCTTATAAAACGTGGGAATCTGGTGTACTGGCTAACGAAGTGATGACCTGTCATGTACCGCCATACAAACAATTTATTGAGCGCGATAACAACGTTCGTGAATCGATTCAGTTGGAAAAGCTGGCTAAGTTAAAGCCGGTGTTTGATCGTAAGCACGGTACTGTATCGGCGGCTAACTCAACCCCACTGACTGACGGTGCTTCAGCCTTGCTGATGATGTCTGAAAGCCGAGCCAAGGCAATGGGTTATGATCCTATCGGCTACATCCGTAGTTATGCATTCAGTGCTATTGATGTGTGGGAAGACTTGTTGATGGGACCTTCTTACGCGACGCCAATGGCGCTAGAGCGTGCGGGTATGAAGCTGGCGGATCTTGATCTTATCGAGATGCACGAAGCCTTTGCTGCACAAGCATTGGCCAACATGAAGATGTTCGGCAGTAAGAAGTTTGCTCAAGAGAAGCTCGGTCGCAGCGAGATCATCGGCGATATCGATATGGACAAGTTTAACGTTACCGGTGGTTCACTGGCTTATGGTCATCCATTTGCAGCTACTGGCGCCCGCTTAATCACCCAATTGTGTAATGAGTTGAAACGCCGTGGTGGCGGTACTGGCCTAACGACTGCTTGTGCCGCAGGTGGTCTCGGTGCAGCGATGATCGTGGAGGTAGAATAA
- a CDS encoding AAA family ATPase produces the protein MQPQRLIQIQQYLSKMVLGQPNLVEGLLIALFADGHLLVEGPPGLAKTRAVKALADCVEGDFQRIQFTPDLLPADLTGTDIFRQETGQFEFQTGPLFHNLILADEINRAPAKVQSALLEAMAEGQITVGKNSYRLPKLFLVMATQNPIENEGTYPLPEAQLDRFLLHLSLDYPDAETELEILTLSRNEAQHSELQKPQPLTESELFAARDEALKLYLAPQLESYIVALTMATRRPASLDEQLGQWLQWGVSPRASIALERCARARAWINGRDYVAPEDIQAVAPNVLRHRILLSYQAEAEGISKDQVIQRLLKLVAVP, from the coding sequence ATGCAACCGCAACGCCTCATTCAAATTCAGCAGTACCTGTCCAAAATGGTACTGGGTCAGCCAAACTTGGTCGAAGGGCTGCTTATCGCCCTATTTGCCGACGGTCACTTACTGGTAGAGGGGCCTCCTGGGTTAGCCAAAACCCGAGCGGTTAAAGCCTTGGCTGATTGCGTCGAGGGGGATTTTCAACGAATTCAATTTACCCCAGATCTTCTGCCAGCCGATCTCACTGGTACCGATATATTTCGCCAAGAGACCGGTCAATTTGAGTTTCAAACCGGGCCGCTATTCCATAACTTGATCTTGGCAGATGAGATCAACCGTGCTCCCGCGAAGGTGCAGTCAGCGCTATTGGAAGCGATGGCAGAAGGTCAGATCACCGTTGGCAAAAACAGCTACCGCTTACCAAAGCTGTTCTTAGTAATGGCGACGCAAAACCCAATTGAGAACGAAGGCACCTATCCGCTACCAGAGGCTCAGTTAGACCGCTTTTTACTGCACCTGTCATTGGATTACCCAGATGCGGAAACCGAGTTAGAGATCTTGACGCTGTCCCGCAATGAAGCACAACACAGCGAGTTGCAAAAGCCACAACCGCTAACTGAGTCGGAGCTGTTCGCTGCTCGTGACGAAGCCTTAAAGCTCTACCTAGCGCCGCAGCTAGAGAGCTACATCGTTGCCTTAACGATGGCAACTCGTCGTCCGGCTAGCCTCGATGAACAACTGGGCCAATGGCTCCAGTGGGGCGTTAGCCCTCGTGCCAGCATCGCCCTTGAGCGTTGTGCCCGGGCTCGCGCTTGGATCAATGGTCGCGACTATGTTGCGCCAGAAGATATTCAAGCGGTAGCACCAAACGTACTGCGTCACCGAATTCTGTTGAGCTACCAAGCGGAAGCGGAAGGGATCAGCAAGGATCAGGTGATCCAGCGTCTACTTAAATTGGTTGCGGTGCCGTAA
- a CDS encoding DUF58 domain-containing protein, translating to MLALPRHSDGVQVTLPELIARAEHQGLIRSHHTNNAKALQAGERLSRLKGRGMEFAEVRAYQYGDDVRSIDWRVTARTGKAHTKLFRDEREQPVLLCVDLGSRMQLGSKLVLQAVQAAHLAATIGWHVSNQGDRLGGIIVNETDHSELKPRARRGGLLPLLESMVELQPTTEHNNDYWQQALERLHRLARAGSQVVIITNPLGFDEASMQQIRRLRQHAQVRLFCITDPLFEQLAQQRHSLPVRLPNHDSNSWLDNAGSTQLANRWHQAQQNAERFGRQHQLPITEISAAIPLEQQWQKLWL from the coding sequence ATGCTAGCGTTACCCCGCCACAGTGATGGTGTGCAGGTGACCCTGCCCGAGCTGATTGCTCGGGCTGAACACCAAGGCTTGATCCGTAGCCACCACACCAATAATGCCAAAGCGTTGCAAGCCGGTGAGCGTCTGTCGCGGCTTAAAGGCCGTGGAATGGAGTTTGCCGAAGTACGTGCCTACCAGTATGGCGACGACGTACGCAGTATCGATTGGCGCGTCACCGCACGCACCGGTAAGGCCCACACCAAGTTGTTTCGCGACGAGCGTGAACAACCGGTGTTGCTGTGTGTTGATTTAGGCAGCCGCATGCAACTGGGCTCGAAGCTGGTACTGCAGGCTGTGCAAGCGGCTCACTTAGCCGCAACCATCGGTTGGCATGTCAGTAATCAAGGCGACCGCCTAGGCGGTATTATTGTCAACGAAACCGACCACAGTGAACTCAAGCCGCGAGCTCGCCGTGGTGGCCTGTTACCGCTGTTAGAAAGCATGGTTGAGCTCCAACCAACCACGGAGCACAACAATGACTACTGGCAACAAGCGCTAGAGCGGTTGCACCGCTTAGCGCGGGCAGGCAGCCAAGTTGTGATCATCACCAACCCGTTAGGTTTTGATGAGGCCTCGATGCAGCAAATCCGCCGCCTACGTCAGCACGCTCAGGTGCGCTTATTTTGTATCACTGATCCTCTGTTCGAACAGCTGGCGCAACAACGCCATAGCTTGCCGGTGCGACTGCCAAACCACGACAGCAATAGCTGGCTGGATAACGCCGGTAGTACTCAGTTGGCCAACCGCTGGCACCAAGCACAGCAGAATGCCGAACGATTTGGTCGTCAACATCAATTGCCGATCACCGAGATCAGTGCCGCCATACCACTAGAACAACAGTGGCAGAAACTCTGGTTATGA
- a CDS encoding DUF4381 domain-containing protein translates to MNPLDQLQDIALPAQVGTFPWAWGWWLLLAVTLVAIGAAIYWLKQRRQQRHFATLASTQLTQLSSTAPQFSQQVSELLKQTFAAYGQRQQCAALAGEQWHQFLNEYHSADWLALLGNPYQPQATHGGESLRQAAQQVLKQIPKGVPDA, encoded by the coding sequence ATGAATCCGCTAGATCAACTACAAGATATTGCCCTACCCGCTCAGGTAGGCACATTTCCGTGGGCATGGGGCTGGTGGCTGTTGTTGGCCGTTACACTGGTCGCTATTGGTGCCGCTATTTATTGGCTCAAACAGCGGCGACAACAGCGCCACTTTGCCACTTTAGCGAGCACACAACTGACTCAGTTGAGCAGCACCGCGCCGCAGTTTTCACAGCAAGTAAGTGAACTACTGAAGCAAACCTTTGCCGCCTACGGTCAGCGTCAACAATGCGCCGCCTTGGCCGGTGAACAGTGGCATCAGTTCCTTAATGAGTATCACAGCGCCGATTGGTTAGCGCTGCTGGGTAACCCTTATCAACCGCAAGCAACTCACGGCGGCGAGTCGTTGCGTCAAGCTGCCCAACAAGTGCTAAAACAGATCCCCAAAGGAGTCCCCGATGCTTAG